Proteins encoded by one window of Geobacter sp. DSM 9736:
- a CDS encoding DUF748 domain-containing protein: MKRWQRVSCALLVLLGIVVLLAALAGPMLIRNGTIRRVEEATGRKLTIGSVAVNPFTLSARYQDVRLAEKEGPGTFLSFSSARISLSPRSLIKGAPIVSSLAVDSPRLSIERTAANRYSFSDILERREDGEPGAKTPRSAGESARFSINNITVRRGIVSFTDRGLPAPKRHTLSSLSIDIPFISTMPYMADRYVTPRFAGLLNGAPVGLAGRLKIFPSLAEASVAVNLRDMSLPHYAAYLPAKLPFTLDGGALSTAAEIRYRVGARSRPELSLSGTATLAGARIREAGGAPLAALGKGTIAVKEANLFGKSYDLSSLDLQGLELHLKRSREGRWNVVRLKKEADRIGEEEKGAKREARLRVLSARLRDGRLFFDDRKPSRPFETRLDGISVDLTGYSSDGSSPARFALSCTSKLKETLAAEGTITSAPVTAALSVTLNDLPLARYYPYMAEYLTAPVKGTVSMRGEVSYDIREGLRIGKGELDASSLSAVFGPGEGLKLQSAVARGARFDLSRRKLDIERIGVRGSDLSFSRDESGNLSPLRLLRKEPQTSGDARTQAAQKGKKPFSASIGTINGEKIGVRFRDSTGEGRRDFALRQGRFMLKNVSIPSRTKVAFSFSSSYGKGGRLKASGEYLPEPAGISGTFEAKGLPLVEAASYLPENIEVEVADGSLDATGRVNLARREGSWGGSFGGAAVIRSFHCLDASGEDLLTWENLQLDGISGTLSPFTLLIDDVVLNHYFSKIVVRKDGSLNVQNLRSAPVGEAAGTATSGAGGGGRRGEPAPSMAVGRMVMQDGVLDFSDLHLRRPYSATLFNLGGRVSGLNSDPASRAEVDLRGNLENQSPLRITGQINPLRGDLFADLKVEFSDIELPPLTPYSATYLGYNLDRGRLFLNLQYRIDNKRLESSNNVLLDELVLGKEVPSERATSLPVKLAIALLKDRKGEIHLNLPVSGRTDDPQFSFWNVVVGMVKNLALKAARSPFTLLQSMFGGKGDFSNVSFGYGTSFIGKEEREKLERLATALRERPALNVEVTGYVDREHDAEGIRREHLDRKMRSEKLRQLVEAGKAGSGDSPDSVRIPEEEYGKYLERVYRAEEFPKPRTIIGTIKDLPEAEMTKLILANTVVGTKDLQALAAARAETVRDYLVGRGKVDPARVQVRKGDIFKEPAGEKEMPSRVELTPVAD; this comes from the coding sequence ATGAAACGATGGCAGCGGGTGAGTTGCGCGCTCCTCGTTCTGCTCGGGATAGTCGTCCTGCTGGCGGCCCTGGCGGGCCCGATGCTGATCAGGAACGGGACGATCAGACGGGTGGAGGAAGCTACCGGAAGGAAACTCACCATCGGCAGCGTCGCCGTAAACCCCTTCACCCTGAGCGCCAGATACCAGGATGTTCGGCTGGCAGAGAAGGAGGGGCCCGGAACCTTCCTCTCCTTCAGCAGCGCACGAATCTCCCTCAGCCCCCGCTCACTGATAAAGGGCGCTCCGATAGTCTCCAGCCTGGCCGTGGACTCGCCCCGTCTCTCCATTGAACGCACCGCCGCCAACAGGTACAGCTTTTCAGACATCCTGGAGCGACGGGAGGATGGGGAGCCAGGCGCGAAAACACCGCGCAGCGCCGGGGAGAGTGCCCGCTTCTCCATCAACAACATTACCGTAAGGCGGGGGATCGTCTCATTCACCGACCGCGGCCTACCAGCCCCCAAACGCCATACCCTCTCAAGCCTATCCATCGACATCCCCTTTATCAGCACCATGCCGTACATGGCGGACCGGTACGTCACACCGCGCTTCGCCGGACTGCTCAACGGTGCTCCCGTGGGGCTGGCGGGAAGGCTGAAAATATTTCCTTCCCTTGCTGAAGCTTCCGTGGCGGTCAACCTGCGGGACATGTCGCTGCCGCATTATGCCGCCTACCTCCCCGCGAAGCTCCCCTTTACTCTGGATGGAGGGGCTCTCTCCACGGCGGCAGAGATCCGCTACCGTGTCGGCGCCAGGAGCAGGCCCGAGCTTTCCCTTTCGGGCACCGCCACTCTTGCCGGCGCCAGGATAAGGGAGGCGGGGGGAGCTCCGCTGGCGGCGCTTGGCAAGGGGACTATAGCGGTAAAGGAAGCTAACCTGTTCGGGAAGAGCTATGACCTCTCCTCGCTGGATCTTCAGGGGCTGGAGCTGCACCTGAAGAGGAGCCGGGAGGGGCGATGGAACGTGGTGCGCCTCAAGAAAGAAGCAGACCGCATCGGAGAAGAGGAGAAGGGGGCGAAAAGGGAGGCACGGCTCCGGGTCCTGTCTGCGCGCCTTCGCGACGGCCGCCTGTTTTTTGACGACCGGAAGCCGAGCCGCCCGTTCGAGACGAGGCTCGACGGCATCAGCGTCGACCTCACCGGATACTCTTCCGATGGGAGTTCCCCTGCGCGCTTCGCTCTTTCCTGCACTTCGAAGCTGAAGGAGACGCTTGCCGCAGAGGGGACAATTACCTCGGCTCCAGTGACGGCCGCTCTTTCCGTCACGCTGAACGACCTTCCGCTGGCCCGTTACTACCCCTATATGGCCGAGTATCTTACGGCGCCGGTGAAGGGCACCGTCTCGATGAGGGGGGAGGTGTCGTACGATATCCGGGAAGGCCTTCGGATCGGGAAGGGGGAACTTGACGCTTCTTCCCTGTCAGCCGTTTTCGGGCCGGGGGAGGGACTCAAGCTTCAGAGCGCGGTGGCCAGGGGCGCGCGGTTCGACCTCTCCCGGCGCAAGCTGGATATCGAACGGATAGGAGTGCGCGGGAGCGATCTCAGTTTTTCGCGGGACGAATCCGGAAATCTCTCGCCGCTGCGGCTGCTGCGAAAAGAACCGCAAACGTCCGGAGATGCGCGGACCCAGGCGGCTCAGAAGGGGAAAAAGCCTTTCAGTGCGAGCATCGGCACCATTAACGGAGAAAAGATAGGCGTGCGCTTCCGTGACAGTACGGGGGAAGGGAGACGCGATTTCGCGCTCCGGCAAGGGAGATTCATGCTGAAGAATGTCAGCATCCCCTCCCGCACCAAGGTCGCCTTCAGCTTCTCTTCCTCCTACGGGAAAGGGGGCAGGCTTAAGGCTTCCGGGGAATACCTGCCGGAGCCCGCGGGCATCAGCGGAACATTCGAAGCGAAGGGGTTACCTCTTGTCGAGGCTGCTTCCTACCTTCCGGAAAACATAGAGGTAGAGGTGGCCGATGGAAGTCTCGATGCCACTGGACGGGTAAACCTTGCCCGGAGGGAGGGGAGTTGGGGGGGGAGTTTCGGGGGAGCCGCCGTTATCCGCTCCTTCCACTGTCTCGACGCGTCGGGGGAGGATCTGCTGACCTGGGAGAACCTTCAGCTCGATGGGATCAGCGGCACCCTTTCCCCCTTCACGCTTCTCATCGACGATGTGGTCCTGAATCACTACTTTTCGAAGATAGTTGTCCGAAAGGATGGAAGCCTGAATGTTCAAAACCTGCGAAGCGCTCCCGTGGGGGAGGCGGCAGGCACGGCTACCTCCGGTGCAGGAGGAGGCGGCCGGAGGGGAGAGCCGGCACCTAGTATGGCAGTGGGACGTATGGTCATGCAGGATGGCGTGCTCGACTTCTCGGATCTTCATCTGCGACGCCCCTATTCCGCTACGCTTTTCAATCTGGGGGGGAGGGTGAGCGGGCTTAACTCCGACCCGGCCAGCCGCGCCGAAGTCGATCTCCGGGGTAATCTGGAGAACCAGTCTCCGCTCCGTATAACAGGGCAGATCAATCCGCTGCGGGGGGATCTCTTTGCGGACCTGAAGGTGGAGTTTTCGGACATAGAGCTGCCCCCCCTCACCCCCTATTCCGCGACCTACCTCGGCTACAACCTCGATAGGGGAAGGCTCTTTCTCAACCTGCAGTACCGGATCGACAACAAGCGGCTCGAATCGAGCAACAACGTCCTGCTGGACGAACTGGTGCTGGGGAAGGAGGTCCCGAGCGAACGTGCCACGAGCCTCCCCGTAAAGCTCGCCATCGCCCTGCTCAAGGACAGAAAGGGAGAGATTCACCTCAACCTGCCCGTTTCCGGGAGGACCGACGATCCCCAGTTCAGCTTCTGGAATGTAGTGGTCGGCATGGTGAAGAATCTGGCGCTTAAAGCGGCAAGATCCCCCTTCACGCTTCTTCAGTCGATGTTCGGCGGCAAGGGAGATTTCAGCAACGTCTCCTTCGGCTACGGCACGTCGTTTATCGGCAAGGAGGAGCGGGAGAAGCTGGAGAGGCTTGCTACAGCTCTTCGGGAGCGCCCTGCACTCAATGTGGAAGTCACAGGCTACGTCGATCGGGAGCATGACGCCGAAGGAATCCGCCGGGAGCACCTGGACAGGAAGATGAGGAGCGAGAAGCTCCGGCAGCTTGTTGAAGCGGGGAAAGCAGGCTCCGGAGACTCTCCCGACAGCGTCCGCATCCCTGAAGAGGAGTACGGAAAGTACCTGGAACGCGTCTACCGCGCCGAGGAGTTCCCCAAACCCCGGACCATCATCGGCACGATAAAGGACCTCCCCGAGGCCGAGATGACGAAGCTGATCCTCGCCAACACCGTGGTGGGGACGAAGGACCTTCAGGCACTGGCCGCCGCCCGGGCGGAGACGGTGCGCGATTACCTCGTGGGGAGGGGGAAAGTCGATCCGGCGCGCGTGCAGGTCCGCAAGGGAGATATTTTCAAGGAGCCGGCCGGGGAGAAAGAGATGCCGAGTCGCGTCGAGTTGACGCCGGTGGCAGATTAG
- a CDS encoding methyl-accepting chemotaxis protein — translation MKLSIKSKLIAVVTMFVLLLVVVGALGLRGMKLSNEALEAMYNEELTSAIEFGKIMGLMRDNRVQLLLSLQHDERMETSKLHDHPLNTHTEKVMQNIEEINRLWAEYSKLPKSEEEQKLAEEFKASRERFVQEGLLPTRAAIIEGRYDDGVRLTLAKINPLFVSANEGLEKLLKNKQESARREFAAAESHYRSMLLAIVTGIVVASLAGATISFFIVRSLIRSTKSLADASASIAAGDLAARASVDSQDEMGEIAGSFNDMAGAFAGVIGKIKVSAEKVAAAASQLSSSAEKMATGAEEVAAQAGTVATAGEEMAATSQEIAHNCGLAAEGSQRSDSAATSGAAVVKETVNLMDRIARRVKDSAQTVDSLGTRSDQIGVIVGTIEDIADQTNLLALNAAIEAARAGEQGRGFAVVADEVRALAERTTKATKEISEMIKAIQQETKGAVAAMNEGVKDVERGTEEAAKSGVALQDILEQINSVTIQVSQIATAAEQQTATTGEISNNMQQITAVVQETARGAQESASAAQQLAGLAEELQSVVGKFRLSA, via the coding sequence ATGAAGCTGAGTATCAAGTCCAAACTGATTGCGGTCGTAACAATGTTCGTGCTTCTTCTAGTAGTGGTGGGCGCTCTCGGCCTCCGGGGAATGAAACTCAGCAATGAAGCTCTTGAGGCAATGTATAACGAGGAGCTGACTTCTGCCATCGAATTCGGAAAGATCATGGGACTCATGCGCGACAACCGGGTGCAGCTCCTGCTCTCCCTGCAGCATGACGAGCGGATGGAGACGAGCAAGCTCCATGACCATCCCTTGAACACGCACACCGAGAAGGTGATGCAGAACATCGAGGAGATCAACAGGTTGTGGGCGGAGTACTCCAAGTTACCCAAATCGGAGGAAGAGCAGAAGCTTGCCGAGGAGTTCAAGGCGAGCAGAGAGCGGTTCGTTCAGGAAGGCCTTCTTCCGACCAGGGCGGCGATTATTGAAGGGCGTTACGATGATGGTGTCAGGCTGACCCTCGCAAAGATAAATCCTCTCTTCGTCAGCGCCAATGAAGGGCTCGAAAAGCTCCTGAAGAACAAGCAGGAGAGTGCGCGGCGTGAATTTGCCGCTGCGGAATCGCACTATCGTTCGATGCTGCTGGCGATCGTTACAGGCATTGTCGTGGCCTCGCTTGCCGGCGCGACGATCAGCTTCTTCATCGTCAGATCCCTCATTCGCAGTACAAAGAGCCTGGCGGACGCTTCAGCTTCCATCGCCGCCGGCGATCTAGCGGCTCGCGCTTCAGTGGACTCACAGGATGAAATGGGAGAGATAGCCGGTTCATTCAATGACATGGCCGGAGCCTTCGCAGGAGTGATCGGTAAAATAAAGGTCAGTGCGGAAAAGGTTGCGGCTGCGGCGAGCCAGCTTTCTTCGAGCGCCGAAAAGATGGCGACGGGGGCTGAAGAAGTGGCTGCACAGGCGGGCACCGTGGCGACGGCCGGAGAAGAGATGGCGGCTACTTCACAGGAGATCGCACATAACTGCGGACTGGCCGCAGAGGGATCTCAGCGATCCGATAGCGCCGCAACAAGCGGCGCAGCCGTCGTGAAGGAAACGGTGAATCTGATGGATCGAATCGCACGGCGAGTCAAGGATTCAGCACAGACAGTCGACAGTCTCGGTACCCGTTCCGACCAGATCGGCGTCATTGTCGGCACCATAGAGGATATTGCCGATCAGACGAACCTGCTGGCCCTCAATGCGGCCATTGAAGCTGCACGGGCCGGGGAGCAGGGACGAGGGTTCGCCGTAGTTGCCGACGAGGTCCGGGCGCTTGCAGAACGGACGACGAAGGCCACCAAGGAAATAAGTGAGATGATCAAGGCGATTCAGCAGGAAACAAAAGGTGCCGTAGCCGCCATGAACGAAGGAGTGAAGGACGTTGAGCGGGGAACCGAGGAGGCGGCAAAATCCGGAGTTGCACTCCAGGATATCCTCGAGCAGATAAACTCGGTTACGATACAGGTGAGCCAGATCGCCACTGCAGCGGAGCAGCAGACGGCGACCACCGGCGAAATCAGCAACAACATGCAGCAGATAACCGCTGTGGTGCAGGAAACGGCCAGGGGAGCGCAGGAATCGGCCAGTGCAGCGCAGCAGCTTGCCGGCCTCGCTGAGGAGTTGCAGTCTGTCGTCGGGAAGTTCAGGCTTTCAGCCTAG